One Candidatus Ornithobacterium hominis genomic region harbors:
- the gldK gene encoding gliding motility lipoprotein GldK, with protein sequence MVRTVACILLSTMLFSCNLFNGKGSRSNDRGMIIPSKKSKNFSPERPVGMVAIPGGSFVMGQTDYDFAQQKNASPKTVSVSGFFMDDTEIRNSEYQEFVSYVRDSIVRQRLAERAYELGYDGTANTASGQGGISDFAFKAKDNATGEQSAYLQYVNEMADGRSGYESERQLNWDIPIIWDKYEYPDRDYVEVMEALYYPPKDRFNGERILDVRKLNFVFTEVDKNKAARTANSKRQDFVVTDTVNVYPDTTVWVRDFNYAYNDPLHEDYFWNEAYADYPVVGVTWSQAKAFCVFRTKKHQDYKRSRRKNNTENVIQYRLPTEVEWEYAARGGIQNAPYPWGGPYLTDSRGCYLANFKPKRGDYVEDCCAKSKKSGFIYTAPVKTFHPNGYGLYDMAGNVAEWTQSPYGTSSGEYTGTLNPYLGTGKDTDRKTVKGGSWKDVGYMLMVGNRDNEHKDSARSYIGFRTVQSIPEGSDVRYNRTRQ encoded by the coding sequence ATGGTAAGAACTGTTGCATGTATACTTTTGAGTACCATGCTTTTTTCATGTAATTTATTTAATGGAAAGGGTAGCAGATCGAATGACAGAGGTATGATTATACCAAGTAAGAAATCGAAAAACTTCTCACCAGAAAGACCAGTGGGAATGGTGGCAATACCAGGAGGCTCTTTTGTAATGGGGCAAACAGATTATGACTTTGCTCAGCAAAAAAACGCTTCACCCAAAACAGTTTCAGTTTCGGGATTCTTTATGGATGATACAGAAATCCGAAATTCGGAATACCAAGAATTTGTTTCATATGTAAGAGATAGTATTGTTCGCCAAAGATTAGCAGAGCGTGCTTATGAATTGGGCTACGATGGTACTGCAAATACCGCCAGTGGGCAAGGGGGGATAAGTGATTTCGCATTTAAAGCGAAAGATAATGCAACTGGTGAGCAATCAGCTTACCTACAATATGTGAATGAAATGGCTGATGGACGTAGCGGGTATGAATCTGAAAGGCAATTGAATTGGGATATTCCTATTATTTGGGATAAATATGAGTACCCTGATCGTGATTATGTAGAAGTGATGGAGGCTTTGTATTATCCACCAAAAGACCGATTTAATGGGGAAAGAATATTAGATGTTCGTAAATTGAATTTTGTGTTTACTGAAGTTGATAAAAATAAAGCTGCGAGAACTGCGAATAGCAAACGCCAAGACTTTGTAGTTACTGACACGGTAAATGTTTATCCTGACACAACAGTTTGGGTAAGAGATTTTAACTATGCATACAACGACCCATTGCATGAAGATTACTTTTGGAATGAAGCTTATGCCGATTATCCTGTAGTTGGTGTAACTTGGAGTCAGGCAAAAGCTTTTTGTGTTTTTAGAACTAAAAAACATCAAGATTATAAAAGATCACGAAGAAAAAATAATACAGAAAACGTAATTCAATATCGCTTGCCTACAGAGGTAGAATGGGAATATGCAGCTCGAGGAGGTATACAAAATGCTCCTTACCCTTGGGGAGGTCCTTATTTGACGGATAGTAGAGGTTGCTACCTAGCTAATTTCAAGCCGAAAAGAGGAGATTATGTAGAAGATTGCTGTGCTAAGTCAAAAAAATCTGGCTTTATTTATACAGCACCAGTGAAAACATTTCATCCTAATGGCTATGGGCTATACGATATGGCAGGAAATGTAGCCGAATGGACTCAATCTCCTTACGGAACTTCATCTGGAGAATATACAGGGACGCTAAACCCTTATTTGGGCACTGGAAAAGATACAGATAGAAAAACCGTGAAAGGAGGCTCTTGGAAAGATGTAGGCTATATGCTTATGGTAGGAAATAGAGATAACGAGCATAAAGACTCTGCAAGAAGTTATATCGGATTTAGAACCGTACAATCCATCCCAGAGGGATCGGATGTACGCTATAATAGAACAAGACAATAA